In Oscillatoria acuminata PCC 6304, a single window of DNA contains:
- a CDS encoding ABC transporter ATP-binding protein, with protein sequence MVFESGSEEFHALKGIDLEVRPGDIQLLMGPSGSGKTTLLSILAGMLTPTAGTVKLLGEEITWMSRAELSRFRRDNIGFIFQGFNLFPALTAAENVEVALNLKGIRGRNAHLEAKHLLEQVGLAEKVHQLPRDLSGGQKQRVAIARALAGHPQLIMADEPTAALDSHSGHAVIELLRKLAKEGGSTVLMVTHDPRILDVADRILYLEDGELQKPTAA encoded by the coding sequence ATGGTCTTCGAGTCGGGTTCCGAGGAGTTTCATGCACTCAAAGGGATTGATTTGGAAGTCCGTCCCGGAGATATCCAACTTTTGATGGGACCATCGGGTTCGGGCAAAACAACTTTGCTCTCAATTTTAGCTGGGATGCTCACCCCAACAGCGGGAACGGTTAAATTACTCGGCGAAGAAATTACCTGGATGTCACGGGCTGAATTATCCCGGTTTCGTCGAGATAATATTGGCTTTATTTTTCAAGGCTTTAATTTATTTCCCGCACTCACGGCAGCGGAAAATGTGGAAGTGGCGCTGAATTTGAAAGGAATTCGGGGACGCAATGCTCACTTAGAAGCCAAGCATCTTCTAGAACAAGTGGGTTTGGCAGAAAAAGTTCATCAATTGCCTCGGGATTTATCCGGGGGACAAAAACAACGGGTGGCGATCGCCCGCGCTTTGGCGGGTCATCCTCAGTTGATTATGGCCGATGAACCCACGGCAGCTTTAGATTCTCATAGTGGTCATGCGGTGATTGAACTGCTTCGCAAATTGGCAAAAGAAGGAGGCAGCACTGTATTAATGGTGACTCATGATCCCCGTATTCTGGATGTGGCCGATCGCATTCTCTATCTCGAAGATGGGGAATTGCAAAAGCCCACTGCCGCCTAA
- a CDS encoding RNA polymerase sigma factor, RpoD/SigA family: MPTIKSRPTTVKQTYMGARQSDSTDTIRSYLHEIGRVPLLTHEQEIVFGKQVQQMMAFLEAKETLEKKLKREPTEEEWAEAVGHSVGDLKNLVKIGRRSKQKMIEANLRLVVAIAKKYQKRNLEFLDLIQEGTLGLERGVEKFDPMRGYKFSTYAYWWIRQAITRAIAQQARTIRLPIHITEKLNKIKKVQRELTQNLGRSPSPSEIGEALELEPAQIREYLLMARQPVSLDLRVGDNQDTELQDLLEDADASPENYITQELLREDLESLLAELTTQQRDVIILRFGLKDGRELSLAKVGEKLSLSRERVRQLEHQALAHLRRRRANVQEYLAS; this comes from the coding sequence ATGCCCACGATCAAATCTCGGCCAACCACTGTTAAGCAAACTTATATGGGCGCACGACAAAGCGATTCTACCGATACCATTCGTTCGTATTTACATGAAATTGGTCGCGTGCCGCTGCTGACCCATGAGCAAGAAATTGTCTTTGGGAAACAAGTGCAGCAAATGATGGCGTTTTTGGAAGCCAAAGAAACGCTAGAGAAGAAGCTCAAACGCGAACCGACGGAAGAAGAATGGGCCGAGGCGGTTGGACACAGCGTCGGAGATCTCAAGAACTTGGTCAAAATCGGTCGGCGATCCAAGCAAAAGATGATTGAAGCGAACCTGCGTCTCGTGGTGGCGATCGCCAAGAAATATCAAAAGCGCAACCTAGAATTTCTGGACTTGATCCAAGAAGGAACCCTCGGTTTAGAGCGCGGTGTAGAGAAATTCGACCCGATGCGGGGATATAAATTCTCCACCTACGCCTACTGGTGGATTCGTCAGGCGATCACCCGGGCGATCGCCCAGCAAGCGCGGACCATCCGCCTGCCGATTCACATCACCGAGAAACTCAACAAAATCAAGAAAGTGCAACGGGAACTCACCCAAAACTTAGGGCGGAGTCCATCTCCTTCCGAGATTGGCGAAGCACTGGAGTTAGAACCGGCACAGATTCGGGAATATCTCTTAATGGCACGTCAGCCGGTTTCCTTGGATCTGCGAGTGGGAGATAACCAAGACACCGAACTGCAAGACCTCTTAGAGGATGCAGACGCTTCTCCGGAAAATTACATCACCCAAGAATTGCTGCGGGAAGACTTAGAAAGCCTTTTGGCCGAGCTAACCACTCAGCAACGGGATGTGATTATTTTGCGATTTGGCCTGAAAGATGGGCGGGAATTGTCCCTTGCCAAAGTTGGTGAAAAGCTCAGTCTGAGTCGCGAACGAGTGCGTCAGCTAGAACATCAAGCTCTGGCACACCTGCGGCGCAGACGAGCGAATGTCCAAGAGTATTTAGCCAGCTAA
- a CDS encoding RRXRR domain-containing protein, with protein sequence MNPKTRIPVLAPDNTPLMPTLYRRAQQWVDTGKAKWVSNDLNIKQVRLLQEPSSRNAQLIVIGIDPGKKFSGVAVQSSQFTLFTAHLILPFPSITKKMTGRRILRRARRGRRINRKVVFHLGAHRQKRFDNRRQKKLVPSIHANRAFELRLVKELMRLFPVSTIVYEYIQAKGDKAFSPVMVGQKVMLGWLGKLGSVVTQFGWKTANIRNYLGLVKQKTDKSAQTPKTHAVDGIALAASQFVDYKAFHRLREHGHHWVGSVRLTPSPFLVIGRPNLFRRQLHFENFSKSGIRKRKGGTITPFGFRSGDFVQAQKAGKTYRGWIGGFSEVNKVVWCLRPQLASDWTVFSKQSPVNQTEYKTMCRVNPLADSRRGVGRRYPSPTCKRGWGSAAKSC encoded by the coding sequence ATGAACCCTAAAACTCGCATACCCGTTCTGGCCCCAGACAATACGCCCCTAATGCCAACCCTATACCGCAGAGCGCAACAGTGGGTCGATACTGGCAAAGCAAAATGGGTCAGCAATGACCTCAATATCAAACAAGTACGTTTACTCCAAGAACCATCAAGCCGTAACGCTCAACTCATTGTGATTGGCATCGACCCCGGCAAGAAGTTCTCAGGTGTGGCGGTTCAATCAAGTCAATTCACCCTGTTCACAGCCCATCTGATTCTGCCCTTCCCTAGTATCACTAAAAAGATGACGGGTAGGCGCATTCTCAGACGCGCCAGGAGAGGGAGACGAATCAATCGAAAAGTTGTATTTCATCTTGGCGCTCACAGGCAGAAACGCTTTGACAACCGCAGACAGAAGAAGTTGGTGCCATCTATCCATGCCAATCGTGCTTTTGAGTTGCGGCTAGTTAAAGAACTGATGCGGCTATTTCCAGTTTCCACAATTGTCTACGAGTACATCCAAGCAAAAGGTGACAAAGCGTTCAGCCCTGTCATGGTAGGCCAAAAAGTGATGCTGGGATGGTTAGGGAAACTGGGATCAGTCGTTACCCAGTTTGGCTGGAAAACTGCCAATATCCGCAATTATTTAGGTTTGGTGAAACAGAAGACTGATAAATCAGCCCAGACCCCAAAAACTCATGCGGTTGATGGGATTGCCTTAGCTGCCAGTCAATTCGTGGATTACAAAGCATTCCATCGACTTAGGGAGCATGGTCATCACTGGGTTGGTTCAGTCCGGCTAACACCATCCCCATTCCTGGTGATTGGGCGACCAAATCTGTTTCGACGCCAACTCCACTTTGAAAATTTCAGTAAGTCTGGAATTCGCAAACGCAAGGGTGGCACGATTACACCATTCGGCTTTCGCTCTGGTGACTTTGTTCAAGCTCAAAAGGCTGGCAAGACTTACAGGGGATGGATTGGTGGGTTCAGTGAAGTCAACAAAGTGGTGTGGTGTCTACGACCACAATTGGCATCGGATTGGACAGTTTTCAGTAAGCAAAGTCCAGTTAATCAAACGGAGTACAAGACTATGTGTCGCGTAAATCCATTGGCCGACTCCAGGCGTGGAGTCGGCCGTCGCTATCCCTCCCCCACCTGCAAGCGAGGATGGGGGAGTGCCGCGAAATCCTGTTGA
- a CDS encoding phospholipase D-like domain-containing protein, with the protein MLLLLILRKTPKPPKFITLLRSLLVATLGLIGSGCEEIQPTLHRLPPLPQDPFVEVYFNQNPVLDYSEPYRGITRSGDDLEQLIVDTINSATSTVEVAVQEFQLPKIAQAIARQHQSGVRVRVILENTYNQALSELTPHQVARLDERDKDRYEEWRHLIDRNQDGSLSPEEIAQGDALIILKNAGVPLVDDTADGSKGSGLMHHKFAIADGRMVIVTSANFTTSDIHGDFLSDASRGNPNNLLKIESPALANLFQQEFNLMWGDGPGGQPDSLFGVQKPFRPKQWVNLGASSVGVQFAPTGARIPWAQSVNGAIANTLNRATQSVDLALFVFSKQQLSDTLYARHRTGVRVRALIDPSFAYRSYSEGLDMMGVALPNQNCKYDQGNQPWSTPLDTVGVPQLPPGDRLHHKFALLDDRIVITGSHNWSAAANSRNDETLLVIDSPIVAAHFRREFERLYSTALLGLPTHIEAKIQQQIQQCGSPTPVPALPPSARINVNRATQEELEELPGIGPALAARMIATRQEQPFTSVEDLQRVSGIGPTLSERLRDRVTF; encoded by the coding sequence ATGCTCTTACTGCTGATCCTGCGAAAAACTCCCAAACCCCCTAAATTCATAACCCTTCTCCGGTCTCTGCTTGTGGCAACTTTGGGCCTGATCGGAAGCGGTTGCGAAGAAATTCAACCCACCCTGCATCGACTCCCGCCTCTACCGCAAGATCCCTTTGTGGAGGTTTATTTTAACCAAAATCCAGTCCTGGATTACTCTGAGCCTTACCGAGGCATCACGCGATCGGGAGATGATTTGGAACAGTTGATTGTGGATACCATCAATAGCGCCACCTCAACGGTAGAGGTAGCTGTTCAGGAGTTCCAGTTGCCCAAGATTGCTCAGGCGATCGCCCGTCAGCATCAATCCGGTGTCAGGGTCCGGGTGATTTTGGAAAATACCTATAACCAAGCCCTCAGTGAGTTGACCCCACACCAAGTCGCCCGTCTGGATGAACGCGACAAAGATCGCTATGAAGAGTGGCGTCACCTAATCGATCGCAACCAGGATGGTTCCCTCAGTCCAGAGGAAATCGCCCAGGGGGATGCTTTAATCATTTTAAAAAATGCCGGAGTGCCTTTAGTTGACGATACGGCAGATGGCTCCAAAGGCAGCGGGTTGATGCACCACAAATTTGCGATCGCCGATGGTCGCATGGTGATCGTCACTTCGGCCAATTTTACCACCAGTGATATCCACGGAGATTTTCTCTCTGACGCCAGTCGCGGCAATCCCAATAATTTACTCAAAATTGAGAGTCCGGCATTGGCAAATTTATTCCAACAAGAGTTTAACCTGATGTGGGGGGATGGCCCTGGCGGTCAGCCGGATAGTCTGTTCGGAGTCCAAAAACCGTTTCGCCCGAAGCAGTGGGTTAATTTGGGGGCTAGTTCGGTGGGGGTGCAATTTGCGCCGACAGGGGCGCGCATTCCTTGGGCGCAGAGTGTCAATGGGGCGATCGCCAATACGTTGAATCGAGCCACTCAATCCGTGGACCTGGCCCTGTTTGTCTTCTCAAAACAACAATTGAGCGATACGCTTTACGCTCGTCATCGCACGGGGGTGCGGGTTCGTGCTCTGATTGATCCCAGTTTTGCCTATCGCAGTTATAGCGAAGGGTTGGACATGATGGGGGTGGCTTTACCCAATCAAAATTGTAAGTATGATCAGGGTAACCAACCTTGGTCTACTCCGTTGGATACGGTAGGCGTTCCCCAGTTACCTCCGGGCGATCGCCTCCATCATAAATTTGCCCTCTTGGACGATCGCATCGTGATCACCGGGTCTCATAACTGGTCAGCAGCCGCTAATTCTCGCAATGATGAAACCCTATTGGTCATTGACTCTCCCATCGTCGCAGCCCATTTTAGACGAGAGTTTGAACGACTTTATAGCACGGCTCTTTTGGGTTTACCCACCCACATTGAGGCCAAAATCCAACAGCAGATTCAGCAATGTGGTTCCCCCACTCCGGTTCCCGCATTACCTCCATCAGCCCGCATCAATGTGAATCGAGCCACTCAGGAGGAGTTAGAAGAGTTACCGGGAATTGGTCCGGCTTTAGCTGCTCGAATGATTGCCACCAGGCAAGAGCAACCGTTCACGTCGGTAGAAGATTTGCAACGGGTTTCAGGAATTGGTCCCACCCTATCAGAACGCTTGCGCGATCGCGTCACCTTTTAA
- a CDS encoding DUF7682 family zinc-binding protein produces MPRRKKTFPCGHKGYGQVCHRCAQDHEAQEQAVRSLAEKRQQKMEWEATFDNDPIDLRELPDYVVHKARNIIDGLSERRNYREFGGKRLRHNRSIISIPVTRNYRMICREEGNVTIPESVLSHEDYNVCKPGS; encoded by the coding sequence ATGCCGAGAAGAAAAAAAACCTTTCCATGCGGTCACAAGGGTTATGGTCAAGTTTGTCACCGTTGCGCCCAAGATCACGAGGCCCAGGAGCAAGCGGTACGTTCGCTGGCGGAAAAACGACAGCAAAAAATGGAATGGGAAGCCACTTTTGACAATGACCCGATTGATTTGAGAGAGTTACCCGATTACGTGGTTCACAAAGCCCGGAATATTATCGACGGACTCAGTGAACGGCGAAATTATCGAGAGTTTGGCGGGAAGCGCCTCCGTCACAATCGTTCTATTATCAGTATCCCGGTTACCCGAAACTATCGGATGATCTGCCGAGAGGAGGGGAATGTCACGATTCCTGAATCGGTCTTGTCACATGAAGATTACAATGTGTGCAAGCCGGGGAGTTGA
- a CDS encoding cysteine desulfurase family protein produces MQIYLDYSATTPTRPEAVAAMQDALTENWGNPSSIHEWGQRAATVVEKARMQVASLINAPADSISFTAGGTEADNLAIVGVTRQYLTPQHLIISEVEHSAVSRTVELLEQWGWRVTRLPVDRLGRVNPEDLKSALRPNTVLVSVIYGQSEVGTVQPIQELGAIARAAGVLFHVDGVQVVGRLPVNVQALPVDLLSLSSHKIYGPQGAGALYVREGLELVPLLTGGGQESNRRSGTQAVPAIAGFGVAAELASEEMPTETPRLIQLRDRLFDLLADTPELIPTGDRLHRLPHHVSFCLREDAHSRSSHPISGRAIVRQMNLAGIAISSGSACSSGKLNPSSILLAMRYSPTEATAALRLTLGRQTTPADIDWTAMVLKQVLARLMPELALARL; encoded by the coding sequence ATGCAGATCTATTTAGATTACAGCGCAACCACACCGACTCGACCCGAGGCAGTCGCCGCCATGCAAGACGCCCTGACCGAGAATTGGGGCAATCCTTCCAGCATCCATGAATGGGGCCAAAGAGCGGCAACCGTGGTGGAAAAGGCTAGAATGCAGGTCGCCAGTCTGATCAATGCACCAGCGGATTCGATCAGTTTTACCGCTGGGGGAACGGAAGCGGACAATCTGGCGATCGTCGGCGTGACTCGTCAGTATCTGACCCCGCAACATCTGATTATTTCCGAGGTGGAACATTCTGCTGTCAGCAGAACGGTAGAGTTGTTAGAGCAGTGGGGATGGCGGGTGACGCGGTTGCCGGTCGATCGCCTCGGAAGGGTGAATCCCGAGGACCTGAAATCGGCTCTGCGCCCCAATACGGTGTTGGTGTCGGTGATTTATGGACAGAGTGAAGTCGGAACGGTGCAACCGATTCAAGAATTGGGGGCGATCGCTCGCGCTGCGGGGGTGCTATTTCATGTGGATGGGGTGCAGGTTGTCGGGCGATTGCCGGTGAATGTGCAAGCATTGCCGGTGGATCTGCTCTCCCTATCGAGTCATAAAATTTATGGCCCTCAAGGGGCGGGGGCGCTGTATGTCCGGGAAGGGTTGGAACTAGTGCCGTTGCTGACGGGAGGGGGACAAGAATCCAATCGGCGATCGGGGACTCAGGCAGTGCCTGCGATCGCCGGATTTGGGGTAGCGGCAGAATTAGCAAGTGAAGAAATGCCAACGGAGACCCCGAGATTAATCCAATTGCGCGATCGCCTCTTCGACTTATTAGCGGATACCCCGGAACTGATCCCCACCGGCGATCGGCTGCATCGGTTACCCCACCATGTCAGTTTCTGCCTACGGGAGGATGCTCATAGTCGAAGCAGTCACCCCATTTCCGGCAGGGCGATCGTCCGTCAAATGAACCTCGCCGGAATCGCCATCAGTTCCGGATCCGCCTGTAGTAGCGGAAAACTCAACCCCAGTTCCATCCTCTTAGCAATGAGATATAGTCCCACGGAAGCCACGGCTGCTCTGCGCCTCACCCTAGGACGACAAACCACCCCAGCCGATATCGACTGGACGGCAATGGTGCTCAAGCAAGTTTTAGCCAGACTGATGCCCGAATTAGCCTTAGCTAGACTGTAA
- the cydB gene encoding cytochrome d ubiquinol oxidase subunit II: METLSYFLPLVWFGILALFLFLYVMLDGFDLGVGILSLTASSEDRRGILMTSLSNIWDANETWLILMGGGLFGGFPVAYATILNALYIPIFIMLFGFIFRGVAFEFREQSTRKVVWNLAFGGGSFMAALGQGFALGAVLKGIEVDSKGHFIGTTWDWLSWQSVLVALTLIQGYVLIGSTYLVWKTTGELQETHYKTAKLASITTLIGAILITIVTPIFYEQARTRLFNGPQVYVFALIPLLGVLLIWLLLRSLDRKQERMPFVWTILLFVLTFLGLALVVFPYIIPSKITIYEAAADPSSLVIMIVMIGALIPVMLFYNLYQYVVFRGKVTGGHYE, encoded by the coding sequence GTGGAGACACTCAGTTATTTTTTACCCCTGGTTTGGTTTGGCATTTTAGCCCTCTTCCTGTTTCTTTACGTCATGCTGGATGGGTTTGACCTCGGGGTTGGAATTTTATCTCTGACGGCTTCATCGGAAGACCGACGCGGAATTCTGATGACGAGTTTGAGCAATATTTGGGATGCCAATGAAACTTGGCTAATTTTGATGGGAGGGGGTTTATTTGGGGGATTCCCTGTCGCCTATGCCACGATTCTCAATGCGCTTTATATCCCCATTTTCATCATGTTATTTGGGTTTATTTTTCGGGGGGTGGCGTTTGAGTTTCGAGAGCAATCTACCCGAAAAGTTGTGTGGAATTTGGCCTTTGGGGGTGGGAGTTTTATGGCGGCCCTCGGTCAAGGATTTGCCTTGGGTGCTGTCCTGAAAGGCATTGAAGTCGATAGCAAGGGCCATTTTATTGGTACGACTTGGGACTGGTTGAGTTGGCAATCGGTTTTAGTGGCTTTAACCTTAATTCAAGGTTATGTGCTGATTGGCTCAACTTATTTGGTTTGGAAAACCACCGGAGAACTCCAGGAAACCCATTATAAGACGGCAAAACTGGCATCTATAACGACTTTAATTGGGGCGATTTTGATTACGATTGTCACCCCCATTTTTTATGAACAAGCCAGAACGCGCTTATTTAACGGACCCCAAGTCTATGTGTTTGCTTTGATTCCTTTGCTGGGGGTGCTGTTAATTTGGCTATTGCTCAGAAGTTTGGACCGCAAACAGGAAAGAATGCCGTTTGTTTGGACAATTTTGCTGTTTGTTTTAACCTTTTTAGGCTTGGCTCTTGTGGTGTTTCCCTATATCATTCCTTCAAAAATCACCATTTATGAAGCCGCAGCGGACCCGAGTTCGTTAGTGATTATGATTGTGATGATTGGGGCATTGATTCCGGTGATGTTGTTCTATAATCTCTATCAATATGTGGTCTTTCGCGGCAAAGTCACTGGGGGACATTATGAATAG
- a CDS encoding cytochrome ubiquinol oxidase subunit I, with amino-acid sequence MDFLSDTLVLSRMQFALTAIFHMLWPVLTTGMSIYLVIVEGIWLKTRNKDYYYHARFWSKLFILNFGIGVASGIPMGFQFGTNWAPFSEAVGNFFGSVIGFEASWAFMLEAAFLGIMVFGWDRVNSVIHYLSTILVAIGSNLSTFWILTANSWMQTPAGGELVDGKFIVRDYFEAITNPFMMNSVLHMFFATLETSLFVIGGISAWYILKNRHHEFFSKSFKIVLAAAIAVAPLQLYIGHLSGEQVYHYQPAKLAAMEAQWETIPAGQGGDWSLVAFPNEKAQKNDWEITVPNALGYILEFKKELTLPVKGLKEWQPEDRPHLVGLIYYAFRTMIAIGFFLAGLMLISTLQWMRGKLSPENISQQRWLMGSWIFAAPLGYIAIESGWIVRCVGRQPWTLYGQIRTVNSVSNLPASNVLTSLTAFAVVYSILFFCVLYFGSRIIRRGPRFDLPLPGMESQPAIETQPGEFIPDERPVEAKQ; translated from the coding sequence GTGGATTTTCTTTCCGATACCCTAGTGTTATCGCGGATGCAATTTGCGCTGACCGCTATTTTTCATATGTTGTGGCCGGTTCTGACTACCGGAATGTCCATTTATCTGGTGATTGTTGAGGGAATTTGGCTCAAAACGCGCAATAAAGACTACTATTACCATGCCCGATTTTGGTCCAAATTATTTATCCTAAATTTTGGAATTGGGGTGGCTTCGGGGATTCCAATGGGATTTCAATTTGGGACAAACTGGGCACCATTTTCTGAAGCCGTGGGCAATTTTTTTGGCAGCGTCATTGGGTTTGAAGCATCCTGGGCGTTTATGCTAGAAGCGGCCTTTTTAGGGATTATGGTGTTTGGTTGGGACCGGGTGAATTCAGTGATTCACTATTTGTCTACGATTTTAGTTGCGATCGGGTCCAATTTATCCACCTTTTGGATATTAACTGCCAACTCCTGGATGCAAACCCCTGCCGGAGGAGAATTAGTAGATGGAAAATTCATCGTGAGGGATTATTTTGAAGCCATTACAAATCCTTTCATGATGAACAGTGTGCTCCATATGTTTTTTGCCACCCTGGAAACCTCGCTGTTTGTGATTGGAGGAATTAGCGCTTGGTACATTCTGAAAAATCGCCATCATGAATTTTTTAGCAAGTCGTTTAAAATTGTGCTGGCAGCGGCGATCGCTGTGGCTCCTTTACAACTCTATATCGGCCATTTAAGCGGGGAACAAGTCTATCACTATCAACCGGCCAAATTAGCCGCAATGGAAGCGCAATGGGAAACCATTCCGGCGGGACAAGGGGGAGATTGGAGTTTAGTGGCATTCCCCAATGAAAAAGCCCAGAAAAATGACTGGGAAATTACAGTTCCCAATGCCTTGGGATACATTTTGGAATTTAAAAAAGAACTCACCCTTCCTGTTAAAGGACTGAAAGAATGGCAACCGGAGGACCGACCCCATTTAGTCGGGTTAATCTACTATGCGTTTCGGACGATGATTGCGATCGGGTTCTTTTTAGCCGGTTTAATGCTAATTTCTACCCTTCAATGGATGCGCGGGAAACTTTCTCCAGAAAATATTAGCCAACAACGGTGGTTAATGGGAAGCTGGATTTTTGCTGCACCTTTGGGATATATTGCCATTGAATCCGGGTGGATTGTGCGCTGTGTGGGTCGGCAACCCTGGACCTTATATGGACAAATTCGCACGGTTAATTCGGTTTCTAATCTCCCTGCGAGTAATGTATTAACCTCGTTAACTGCGTTTGCAGTCGTCTACAGTATTTTATTCTTCTGTGTCCTCTATTTTGGCAGCCGGATTATTCGTCGCGGACCCCGGTTTGATTTACCCCTTCCTGGGATGGAATCGCAACCGGCCATAGAAACCCAACCGGGAGAATTTATCCCCGATGAACGACCTGTAGAAGCAAAACAATAG
- a CDS encoding AAA family ATPase, whose product MSQVRLPQAIAQMMQGDFYPHPVQEPITLIQTHASFILLTGDYVYKVKKSVNFGFLDYSTLEKRHHFCSEELRLNQQIASQMYLEVVAVTKKGSGLELNGEGEPIEYALKMRQFPQEALLIHQFEQGQLTQVQMEQLGQVVAEFHRQTPTSDYIKSFGTVAKIREAIDNNYQQSQSYIDGPQTRQQFDETKAYSDRFFAERSAQFEQRMLTDKIRECHGDLHLKNIARWDNQILLFDRIEFNEAFRFVDVMYDIGFAVMDIEARGRQDLANGFLNTYLEQTGDWQGLQVLRLYLSRQAYVRAKVTSLMLDDANIAEDEKEESWQTAAHYYQLAWQYTQPRQGGLILMSGLSGSGKSTIARQLARATGAIQIRSDAVRKHLAGIPLQSKGSDQIYSPEMTAQTYARLLELGIMVASEGWTVILDAKYDRQGLREPAIAAARDRGLPLEILHCTAPIAVLRDRLNQRQGDIADATADLLDRQQQTAEPFSEDERAYLTSLDTTRDIEAQLTPLITQIIG is encoded by the coding sequence ATGAGTCAGGTTCGACTTCCCCAGGCGATCGCCCAGATGATGCAGGGGGACTTTTATCCCCATCCGGTGCAAGAACCCATCACCTTGATCCAAACCCATGCCTCGTTTATTCTCCTGACGGGGGACTATGTTTATAAAGTCAAAAAATCCGTTAATTTTGGCTTTTTAGATTACTCCACCCTAGAAAAACGCCATCATTTCTGCTCAGAAGAGTTGCGCTTAAACCAACAGATTGCCTCCCAGATGTATCTGGAAGTCGTGGCAGTCACTAAAAAAGGCAGTGGCTTGGAATTGAATGGCGAGGGGGAACCCATTGAATATGCTTTAAAAATGCGTCAGTTTCCTCAAGAGGCATTATTAATCCATCAATTTGAACAGGGTCAACTCACTCAAGTGCAGATGGAACAATTAGGCCAAGTTGTGGCGGAGTTCCATCGGCAAACCCCGACGAGTGATTATATTAAAAGTTTTGGAACGGTGGCTAAAATCCGGGAGGCGATTGATAATAATTATCAGCAATCTCAATCCTATATCGATGGACCCCAAACCAGGCAACAATTTGACGAAACCAAAGCCTACAGCGATAGATTTTTTGCTGAACGGTCCGCGCAATTTGAGCAGCGAATGCTAACGGATAAAATTCGCGAATGTCATGGGGATTTACATTTAAAAAATATTGCCCGGTGGGATAATCAAATTTTGCTGTTCGATCGCATTGAATTTAACGAAGCCTTTCGCTTTGTGGATGTCATGTATGATATTGGGTTTGCCGTCATGGATATAGAAGCCCGGGGACGGCAGGACCTCGCCAACGGGTTTTTAAATACTTATTTGGAACAAACCGGCGACTGGCAAGGGTTGCAAGTGCTACGATTATACTTAAGTCGGCAGGCGTATGTCCGCGCTAAAGTGACCTCGTTGATGTTAGACGATGCCAACATTGCGGAGGATGAAAAGGAAGAATCTTGGCAAACCGCAGCCCATTATTATCAATTAGCATGGCAGTACACCCAACCTCGGCAAGGGGGATTAATTTTAATGTCTGGTTTATCCGGTTCGGGAAAAAGTACGATCGCCCGACAGTTAGCTAGGGCCACAGGGGCGATTCAGATCCGTTCAGATGCAGTTCGCAAGCATTTGGCGGGGATTCCCTTGCAGTCCAAAGGGAGTGATCAGATATACAGCCCAGAAATGACCGCCCAGACTTATGCGCGATTGTTAGAATTGGGGATAATGGTAGCAAGTGAGGGATGGACGGTGATTTTGGATGCCAAATATGACCGGCAAGGGTTGCGGGAACCGGCGATCGCAGCCGCGAGAGACAGGGGATTGCCCTTGGAGATTCTGCATTGTACCGCCCCGATCGCCGTCTTGCGCGATCGGCTTAATCAACGCCAAGGGGATATCGCCGATGCCACTGCCGATCTCCTCGATCGTCAGCAACAGACTGCCGAACCTTTTTCTGAAGACGAACGCGCCTATCTCACCTCCCTCGACACCACCCGAGATATAGAGGCCCAATTAACGCCACTTATTACCCAAATCATTGGCTAA